In Lycium ferocissimum isolate CSIRO_LF1 chromosome 11, AGI_CSIRO_Lferr_CH_V1, whole genome shotgun sequence, a single genomic region encodes these proteins:
- the LOC132036894 gene encoding protein CHLORORESPIRATORY REDUCTION 41, chloroplastic has protein sequence MASNILQLHHVHLLPPNPNYSVIPLINHIHINKFTIKCTSNSIPESSQPEFLTPSPNSETTNSPEKFPIEKRRKSEIIRDRKSRTGLIKQEPPNFEIGWKRTKPIPLEKPIGYQIMDFLEKLEELMARDFGSTVLLAKVGEIVAERVKEEAEVLREEGKVEDRMVTELYRVLKLMEMDLAMVNAAKKEETLNERLEQAKARCRQAILVANSF, from the coding sequence atGGCTTCAAATATCCTTCAACTCCACCATGTCCACCTTCTTCCTCCAAATCCAAATTATTCAGTAATTCCACTCATAAATCATATCCATATAAACAAATTCACAATCAAATGCACTTCAAATTCAATACCTGAATCTTCACAACCTGAATTCTTAACCCCATCACCAAACTCAGAAACAACAAATAGCCCAGAAAAATTCCCcatagaaaaaagaagaaaatctgAAATAATCCGTGACAGAAAATCAAGAACTGGGCTTATAAAACAAGAACCACCAAATTTCGAAATTGGGTGGAAGAGAACAAAGCCAATACCTTTAGAAAAGCCAATTGGGTATCAAATaatggattttcttgaaaaattggAAGAGTTAATGGCTAGAGATTTTGGGTCAACGGTATTATTAGCTAAAGTTGGAGAAATAGTTGCAgaaagagttaaagaagaagcaGAAGTGTTGAGGGAAGAAGGGAAAGTTGAAGATAGAATGGTGACTGAATTGTATAGAGTATTGAAGTTAATGGAAATGGATTTAGCTATGGTTAATGCTGCTAAGAAAGAAGAGACATTGAATGAAAGACTTGAACAAGCTAAGGCAAGGTGTAGACAAGCTATTCTTGTTGCTAATTCTTTTTGA